The following are from one region of the Penaeus chinensis breed Huanghai No. 1 chromosome 32, ASM1920278v2, whole genome shotgun sequence genome:
- the LOC125042469 gene encoding uncharacterized protein LOC125042469 — translation MADEAERIKACHALITEEAVKEALKADKGPEAQLASWEIEDFTKKGDNYSAMVTSVKLDFAVNGDNGSLIYIVKVNPCHGREMFDDVTHKVFLKETEFYVKLLPQLNAVLEEAGMELLALPRCFYGTVEKKKELLFLEDLRPRGFKMFDRRKGLDVAHASLVLEELARLHAASLLLEKKEPEYFKGTYLNRGWAQMFEGVFNLSFVLGQHIDSAITMLNKIGGYESAATWAGSLKPKLQEIFERQMEPSKYHVLCHGDAWNNNLLFSYREDGSPEAVMFVDLQMCRRVSFAIDLNYLLYTSLTGDVRKPNLDALLETYRGHFNAAMEAGGAGAEGRLSEAEVLQEFRSKNVIGAIFMMMIICVILMEPQDVGA, via the exons ATGGCAGACGAAGCAG aaagaataaaagccTGCCATGCTCTCATAACGGAGGAGGCGGTGAAGGAGGCCCTGAAGGCGGACAAGGGCCCCGAGGCCCAACTCGCCTCCTGGGAGATCGAGGACTTCACCAAGAAGGGCGACAATTACAGCGCGATGGTGACGAGCGTGAAACTGGACTTCGCTGTGAACGGGGACAACGGAAGCCTCATTTACATCGTCAAAGTGAATCCTTGTCACGGCCGGGAAATGTTTGATGACGTGACGCACAAAGTCTTCCTGAAGGAGACAGAATTCTACGTGAAACTACTGCCTCAGCTGAACGCAGTCTTGGAGGAAGCCGGGATGGAGCTTTTAGCCTTGCCGAGATGTTTCTACGGCACAGTCGAGAAAAAGAAGGAACTCCTTTTCTTGGAGGATTTGAGGCCTCGTGGTTTCAAGATGTTCGACCGACGGAAGGGCCTAGACGTCGCCCATGCCTCCCTCGTGCTGGAGGAACTGGCCAGACTCCACGCGGCCTCCCTTCTGCTGGAGAAGAAGGAGCCAGAGTACTTCAAGGGCACATATCTCAACAGAGGCTGGGCGCAAATGTTTGAGGGCGTCTTTAACCTGAGCTTTGTCCTCGGCCAGCACATAGACAGTGCTATAACCATGTTGAATAAAATCGGTGGTTACGAGTCGGCTGCAACTTGGGCAGGAAGTCTCAAACCCAAACTCCAAGAAATTTTCGAGAGGCAAATGGAACCAAGCAAGTACCATGTTTTATGCCACGGGGACGCGTGGAATAACAACCTTCTTTTTAG CTACAGGGAAGACGGCTCCCCTGAAGCAGTGATGTTCGTCGACCTTCAGATGTGCCGACGAGTCTCCTTCGCCATTGACCTCAACTACCTCCTTTACACGAGCCTCACGGGTGACGTCAGGAAGCCCAACCTGGACGCCCTCCTGGAGACGTACCGAGGCCACTTCAACGCCGCGATGGAGGCCGGAGGAGCAGGGGCCGAGGGGCGTCTCAGCGAGGCCGAAGTCCTGCAGGAATTCCGGAGCAAGAATGTGATCGGAGCAatcttcatgatgatgattatttgcgTCATCCTCATGGAGCCGCAGGACGTGGgggcttaa